In the Centroberyx gerrardi isolate f3 chromosome 9, fCenGer3.hap1.cur.20231027, whole genome shotgun sequence genome, one interval contains:
- the lhx9 gene encoding LIM/homeobox protein Lhx9 isoform X3 — MEVVGCKTEAGSCTLRPGPGAMLFHGISGDHIQGIMEEMERRSKTESRLAKGMQLNGRESTMPSMSPEKPALCAGCGGKISDRYYLLAVDKQWHLRCLKCCECKLALESELTCFAKDGSIYCKEDYYRRFSVQRCARCHLGISASEMVMRARDSVYHLSCFTCTTCNKTLTTGDHFGMKDNLVYCRLHFETLVQGPDYHPQLNYAELAAKGGGLTLPYFNGTGTAQKGRPRKRKSPAMGIDIASYNTGCNENDGDHLDRDQQAYPPSQKTKRMRTSFKHHQLRTMKSYFAINHNPDAKDLKQLAQKTGLTKRVLQGEQILGHYSHTSRRLKIP; from the exons ATGGAAGTTGTGGGCTGCAAGACAGAGGCAGGCAGTTGCACGTTGCGTCCAGGACCGGGAGCCATGCTTTTCCACGGGATCTCCGGGGATCACATCCAAGGGAtcatggaggagatggagagaaggtcGAAAACGGAGTCGCGCCTGGCCAAGGGCATGCAGCTCAACGGGAGAGAGTCG ACCATGCCTTCTATGAGCCCGGAGAAGCCTGCGCTGTGTGCCGGCTGTGGGGGCAAGATTTCGGATAGATATTACCTCCTGGCCGTGGACAAACAGTGGCACCTGCGGTGTCTCAAATGCTGTGAATGTAAACTAGCTTTGGAGTCGGAGCTAACGTGTTTTGCCAAGGATGGGAGTATCTATTGCAAGGAGGATTACTACAG AAGGTTCTCCGTGCAGAGGTGCGCGCGCTGCCACCTCGGGATATCCGCCTCGGAGATGGTGATGCGCGCGCGAGACTCCGTGTACCACCTGAGCTGCTTCACGTGCACCACGTGCAACAAGACGCTGACCACGGGCGACCACTTCGGCATGAAGGACAACCTGGTGTACTGCCGGCTGCACTTCGAGACGCTGGTCCAGGGTCCGGACTACCATCCCCAGCTCAACTACGCCGAGCTGGCGGCCAAGGGCGGCGGCCTCACTCTGCCGTACTTCAACGGCACCGGCACGGCCCAGAAGGGAAGGCCGCGCAAGAGGAAGAGCCCGGCCATGGGGATAGACATAGCCAGCTATAACACAG GCTGTAACGAGAACGACGGCGATCACCTGGACCGGGACCAGCAGGCCTACCCTCCATCGCAGAAGACCAAGCGCATGCGGACCTCCTTCAAGCACCATCAGCTGCGGACCATGAAATCCTACTTTGCCATCAACCACAACCCAGACGCCAAGGACTTAAAGCAGCTGGCCCAGAAAACAGGCCTCACTAAGAGAGTTCTACAG GGAGAACAAATCTTGGGGCATTACAGCCATACATCCCGACGTTTGAAAATTCCCTAA
- the lhx9 gene encoding LIM/homeobox protein Lhx9 isoform X1, whose product MEVVGCKTEAGSCTLRPGPGAMLFHGISGDHIQGIMEEMERRSKTESRLAKGMQLNGRESTMPSMSPEKPALCAGCGGKISDRYYLLAVDKQWHLRCLKCCECKLALESELTCFAKDGSIYCKEDYYRRFSVQRCARCHLGISASEMVMRARDSVYHLSCFTCTTCNKTLTTGDHFGMKDNLVYCRLHFETLVQGPDYHPQLNYAELAAKGGGLTLPYFNGTGTAQKGRPRKRKSPAMGIDIASYNTALSCNENDGDHLDRDQQAYPPSQKTKRMRTSFKHHQLRTMKSYFAINHNPDAKDLKQLAQKTGLTKRVLQVWFQNARAKFRRNVLRQENGGVDKADGTSLPPPSSDSGALTPPSSAATLTDLTNPSITVVTSVTSSLDSHDSGSPSQTTLTNLF is encoded by the exons ATGGAAGTTGTGGGCTGCAAGACAGAGGCAGGCAGTTGCACGTTGCGTCCAGGACCGGGAGCCATGCTTTTCCACGGGATCTCCGGGGATCACATCCAAGGGAtcatggaggagatggagagaaggtcGAAAACGGAGTCGCGCCTGGCCAAGGGCATGCAGCTCAACGGGAGAGAGTCG ACCATGCCTTCTATGAGCCCGGAGAAGCCTGCGCTGTGTGCCGGCTGTGGGGGCAAGATTTCGGATAGATATTACCTCCTGGCCGTGGACAAACAGTGGCACCTGCGGTGTCTCAAATGCTGTGAATGTAAACTAGCTTTGGAGTCGGAGCTAACGTGTTTTGCCAAGGATGGGAGTATCTATTGCAAGGAGGATTACTACAG AAGGTTCTCCGTGCAGAGGTGCGCGCGCTGCCACCTCGGGATATCCGCCTCGGAGATGGTGATGCGCGCGCGAGACTCCGTGTACCACCTGAGCTGCTTCACGTGCACCACGTGCAACAAGACGCTGACCACGGGCGACCACTTCGGCATGAAGGACAACCTGGTGTACTGCCGGCTGCACTTCGAGACGCTGGTCCAGGGTCCGGACTACCATCCCCAGCTCAACTACGCCGAGCTGGCGGCCAAGGGCGGCGGCCTCACTCTGCCGTACTTCAACGGCACCGGCACGGCCCAGAAGGGAAGGCCGCGCAAGAGGAAGAGCCCGGCCATGGGGATAGACATAGCCAGCTATAACACAG CGCTGA GCTGTAACGAGAACGACGGCGATCACCTGGACCGGGACCAGCAGGCCTACCCTCCATCGCAGAAGACCAAGCGCATGCGGACCTCCTTCAAGCACCATCAGCTGCGGACCATGAAATCCTACTTTGCCATCAACCACAACCCAGACGCCAAGGACTTAAAGCAGCTGGCCCAGAAAACAGGCCTCACTAAGAGAGTTCTACAG GTTTGGTTCCAAAACGCAAGAGCCAAATTCAGAAGGAACGTTTTGCGACAGGAGAATGGAGGTGTTGATAAGGCTGATGGCACCTCACTCCCTCCGCCCTCGTCCGACAGTGGGGCCCTGACCCCCCCCTCCAGCGCGGCCACACTAACAGACCTGACAAACCCCTCTATCACTGTAGTGACCTCCGTCACCTCTAGTTTGGACAGCCATGATTCGGGGAGCCCTTCGCAAACTACCTTGACAAACCTTTTCTAA
- the lhx9 gene encoding LIM/homeobox protein Lhx9 isoform X2, which translates to MEVVGCKTEAGSCTLRPGPGAMLFHGISGDHIQGIMEEMERRSKTESRLAKGMQLNGRESTMPSMSPEKPALCAGCGGKISDRYYLLAVDKQWHLRCLKCCECKLALESELTCFAKDGSIYCKEDYYRRFSVQRCARCHLGISASEMVMRARDSVYHLSCFTCTTCNKTLTTGDHFGMKDNLVYCRLHFETLVQGPDYHPQLNYAELAAKGGGLTLPYFNGTGTAQKGRPRKRKSPAMGIDIASYNTGCNENDGDHLDRDQQAYPPSQKTKRMRTSFKHHQLRTMKSYFAINHNPDAKDLKQLAQKTGLTKRVLQVWFQNARAKFRRNVLRQENGGVDKADGTSLPPPSSDSGALTPPSSAATLTDLTNPSITVVTSVTSSLDSHDSGSPSQTTLTNLF; encoded by the exons ATGGAAGTTGTGGGCTGCAAGACAGAGGCAGGCAGTTGCACGTTGCGTCCAGGACCGGGAGCCATGCTTTTCCACGGGATCTCCGGGGATCACATCCAAGGGAtcatggaggagatggagagaaggtcGAAAACGGAGTCGCGCCTGGCCAAGGGCATGCAGCTCAACGGGAGAGAGTCG ACCATGCCTTCTATGAGCCCGGAGAAGCCTGCGCTGTGTGCCGGCTGTGGGGGCAAGATTTCGGATAGATATTACCTCCTGGCCGTGGACAAACAGTGGCACCTGCGGTGTCTCAAATGCTGTGAATGTAAACTAGCTTTGGAGTCGGAGCTAACGTGTTTTGCCAAGGATGGGAGTATCTATTGCAAGGAGGATTACTACAG AAGGTTCTCCGTGCAGAGGTGCGCGCGCTGCCACCTCGGGATATCCGCCTCGGAGATGGTGATGCGCGCGCGAGACTCCGTGTACCACCTGAGCTGCTTCACGTGCACCACGTGCAACAAGACGCTGACCACGGGCGACCACTTCGGCATGAAGGACAACCTGGTGTACTGCCGGCTGCACTTCGAGACGCTGGTCCAGGGTCCGGACTACCATCCCCAGCTCAACTACGCCGAGCTGGCGGCCAAGGGCGGCGGCCTCACTCTGCCGTACTTCAACGGCACCGGCACGGCCCAGAAGGGAAGGCCGCGCAAGAGGAAGAGCCCGGCCATGGGGATAGACATAGCCAGCTATAACACAG GCTGTAACGAGAACGACGGCGATCACCTGGACCGGGACCAGCAGGCCTACCCTCCATCGCAGAAGACCAAGCGCATGCGGACCTCCTTCAAGCACCATCAGCTGCGGACCATGAAATCCTACTTTGCCATCAACCACAACCCAGACGCCAAGGACTTAAAGCAGCTGGCCCAGAAAACAGGCCTCACTAAGAGAGTTCTACAG GTTTGGTTCCAAAACGCAAGAGCCAAATTCAGAAGGAACGTTTTGCGACAGGAGAATGGAGGTGTTGATAAGGCTGATGGCACCTCACTCCCTCCGCCCTCGTCCGACAGTGGGGCCCTGACCCCCCCCTCCAGCGCGGCCACACTAACAGACCTGACAAACCCCTCTATCACTGTAGTGACCTCCGTCACCTCTAGTTTGGACAGCCATGATTCGGGGAGCCCTTCGCAAACTACCTTGACAAACCTTTTCTAA